In Pirellulales bacterium, the following are encoded in one genomic region:
- the wbaP gene encoding undecaprenyl-phosphate galactose phosphotransferase WbaP, with translation MPVSEDVTSDHGQTGSHRTHAPVVDPPVAATSPVDRLSESAIMLRGTLRRQSRTPKYGERVRGRVQMPEPRNDGSREYLRQVVLTSLPLLAADLLLLAFAISMCGLMGLQWLNPADPSSQLIVWYPAVATSFILINCVLGLYPGTRLGAVDEIRRLVTSLTMVALINAVRLRPTSDHFSGRVVFLACAFAIALLAAPVFRSLTRKWASKRTWWGFPTLICGDDAAAFGVHQWLADNRRLGLRSLGVITDPHALEVDRETTDFLGPWSEARTIAERDHAFWAIFVDTSEDGSRIMSRVEEHLGNVPHVFVVSKVTGIPDHWNRHEMNEGLAGFQIDQVLQLPIPAMVKRATDLLVAGAAAVMLAPLFLGLSIAIKLTSPGPIFYGHERVGRGNTRFKAWKFRTMVSNADKVIHDYLDKHPELRAEWEQDHKLKNDPRVTKLGKWMRKWSIDELPQVWNVIRGDMSVVGPRPIVEDEIVKYGEHFETFCSVLPGMTGLWQVCGRNDTTYDERVQLDVYYIHHWSPWLDCYLLARTVKTVLFTRGAY, from the coding sequence ATGCCGGTTTCCGAGGATGTTACCAGCGATCACGGCCAGACAGGCTCTCATCGCACCCACGCCCCTGTCGTCGACCCGCCCGTCGCCGCGACCTCGCCCGTCGATCGACTTTCCGAATCAGCGATCATGCTCCGCGGCACGCTTCGTCGACAGTCTCGAACGCCCAAGTACGGAGAGCGCGTGCGCGGTCGGGTCCAGATGCCGGAACCTCGCAACGACGGTTCTCGGGAATACCTGCGCCAAGTCGTTCTGACGTCGCTGCCGCTGTTGGCCGCAGACTTGTTGCTGCTGGCGTTCGCGATCAGCATGTGCGGATTAATGGGTCTGCAATGGCTCAATCCGGCTGACCCGTCGTCGCAGCTCATCGTTTGGTATCCGGCGGTCGCGACCTCGTTCATATTGATTAACTGCGTTCTCGGGCTGTATCCGGGAACGCGGCTGGGGGCCGTCGACGAGATTCGCCGGCTGGTCACGTCGCTCACAATGGTCGCGTTGATAAACGCCGTTCGGCTGCGTCCGACTTCCGATCATTTCAGCGGGCGCGTCGTATTCCTGGCATGTGCGTTCGCCATCGCATTGCTGGCGGCGCCCGTATTTCGCAGTCTGACTCGCAAGTGGGCTTCCAAGCGAACATGGTGGGGGTTCCCGACGCTGATTTGCGGGGACGATGCCGCGGCGTTCGGAGTCCATCAATGGCTCGCCGACAACCGTCGTCTGGGCCTGCGCTCGCTGGGGGTGATCACGGACCCGCACGCGTTGGAAGTCGATCGCGAAACGACCGACTTTCTCGGCCCATGGAGCGAAGCGCGAACGATCGCCGAACGCGATCACGCGTTCTGGGCGATCTTCGTCGACACCAGCGAAGACGGCTCGCGCATTATGAGCCGCGTCGAGGAGCACCTGGGGAACGTCCCCCATGTGTTCGTCGTGTCCAAGGTCACGGGAATCCCCGACCATTGGAATCGACACGAAATGAACGAGGGGCTCGCCGGGTTCCAAATCGACCAAGTGCTGCAGTTGCCCATCCCGGCGATGGTCAAGCGAGCCACCGATCTGCTCGTCGCGGGGGCAGCCGCCGTCATGCTGGCGCCCCTGTTCCTCGGGCTGAGCATCGCCATTAAACTCACTTCGCCAGGGCCGATCTTCTACGGGCACGAACGAGTGGGGCGCGGAAACACTCGCTTCAAGGCGTGGAAATTCCGCACCATGGTGTCCAACGCCGACAAGGTCATCCACGACTACCTCGACAAGCACCCGGAACTGCGCGCGGAATGGGAGCAGGACCATAAACTCAAGAACGACCCGCGCGTCACCAAGCTGGGCAAATGGATGCGCAAGTGGAGCATCGACGAACTGCCCCAGGTGTGGAATGTCATCCGCGGCGACATGAGCGTCGTCGGCCCCCGGCCGATCGTCGAGGACGAGATCGTCAAGTACGGCGAACACTTCGAGACCTTCTGCAGCGTCCTGCCGGGAATGACCGGGCTGTGGCAGGTGTGCGGCCGCAACGACACGACCTACGACGAGCGCGTCCAACTGGACGTTTACTACATCCACCACTGGTCGCCGTGGTTGGACTGTTACTTGCTGGCGCGGACCGTGAAGACGGTCTTGTTCACCCGCGGGGCGTACTGA
- a CDS encoding GDP-L-fucose synthase — translation MLLRDAPILVTGHRGMVGSAVVRRLQREGFGQILAAPRTELDLRDQAAVDRWFDVNRPRYVVHVAGTVGGIHANATRPAEFLYDNLMIHATVLRAAWRTGVEKLLYLGSSCIYPRDCPQPIREEYLLTGPLERTNDAYAIAKIAGLMSCDAYRRQYDCNFISAMPTNLYGPHDNFDLQTSHVLPALIRKFHECRTAPDRIVTVWGSGTPRREFLHVDDLADACLFLMDNYDAATTINVGTGEDLSIAELAETIRSVVCPEAALEFDRSMPDGTPRKLLDVSKLHRLGWRHRIGLREGIESTYAWFGEHEPALAR, via the coding sequence ATGCTGCTTCGAGACGCCCCCATTCTTGTCACCGGCCACCGTGGCATGGTCGGCTCAGCCGTCGTCCGCCGATTGCAGCGGGAGGGGTTCGGGCAGATCCTCGCCGCTCCGCGGACGGAGCTTGACCTGCGCGATCAGGCGGCCGTCGACCGTTGGTTCGACGTCAACCGGCCGCGCTACGTGGTCCACGTTGCGGGCACGGTGGGCGGCATCCACGCCAATGCGACCCGCCCTGCGGAGTTCTTGTACGACAACCTCATGATCCACGCCACCGTGCTGCGTGCTGCATGGCGCACCGGGGTCGAGAAGCTGCTCTATCTCGGCAGCAGTTGCATTTATCCCCGTGATTGTCCGCAGCCGATCCGCGAGGAGTACCTGCTCACCGGGCCGTTGGAACGCACCAACGACGCCTACGCCATCGCGAAGATCGCCGGCCTGATGTCCTGCGACGCCTACCGCCGGCAATACGACTGCAACTTCATCTCGGCGATGCCGACGAACCTGTACGGCCCTCACGACAACTTCGACCTGCAAACGTCGCACGTGCTGCCTGCGTTGATCCGCAAATTCCACGAATGTCGCACCGCGCCGGATCGGATCGTGACGGTGTGGGGCAGCGGTACGCCGCGGCGAGAGTTTCTGCACGTCGACGATCTGGCCGACGCCTGCTTGTTCTTGATGGACAATTACGACGCCGCGACGACAATTAACGTGGGGACCGGAGAGGACCTTTCGATCGCGGAACTCGCCGAGACGATCCGTTCGGTCGTCTGCCCGGAAGCCGCCCTGGAGTTCGACCGCAGCATGCCCGACGGCACGCCGCGAAAACTGCTCGACGTGAGCAAGTTGCACCGCCTCGGCTGGCGGCATCGGATCGGCCTCCGCGAGGGGATCGAATCGACTTACGCTTGGTTCGGCGAACACGAACCGGCGCTCGCCCGCTGA
- the gmd gene encoding GDP-mannose 4,6-dehydratase encodes MSSDSAPRKKALITGVTGQDGSYLAELLLGKGYEVWGVIRRSSSFNTGRIDHIYQDPHESDVRLRLCYGDLSDASSLNNLLKKIRPDEIYNLAAQSHVKVSFDIPEYTGDVTGLGCVRILEAMRELDLEARFYQASSSELYGKVVETPQKETTPFYPRSPYAAAKAYAFYITKNYRESYGMFAVNGILFNHESPRRGETFVTRKISRAAARIKLGLQECLYLGNLDAKRDWGFAGDYVEAMWMMLQADVPDDYVIATGETTSVRDFCNFCFEELEMPLQWSGTGDAEVGKGPDGRVVVRIDPRYYRPAEVDLLLGDAAKARRDLGWEPRVRIRELAQMMVRSDLAVAECAPVSRSAE; translated from the coding sequence ATGTCGTCTGATTCCGCCCCCCGCAAGAAGGCCCTCATCACCGGCGTCACCGGTCAAGACGGCTCGTATCTCGCCGAACTTCTGCTTGGCAAAGGGTACGAGGTCTGGGGCGTCATTCGCCGCAGCTCGTCGTTCAACACCGGGCGGATCGACCATATCTATCAGGATCCGCACGAATCGGACGTCCGATTGCGGCTCTGCTACGGCGATCTCAGCGACGCCTCCAGCCTCAACAACCTGCTCAAAAAGATTCGCCCCGACGAGATCTACAACCTCGCGGCCCAGTCGCATGTGAAAGTGTCCTTCGACATCCCCGAGTACACGGGCGACGTCACCGGTCTGGGCTGCGTCCGGATCCTCGAGGCGATGCGCGAATTGGATCTCGAAGCCAGATTCTATCAGGCGTCCTCGTCGGAACTGTACGGCAAGGTCGTCGAGACTCCGCAGAAAGAGACGACCCCTTTCTATCCGCGCAGCCCCTACGCCGCCGCCAAGGCCTATGCGTTCTACATCACCAAGAACTACCGCGAGTCGTACGGAATGTTCGCAGTGAACGGCATCCTGTTCAATCACGAATCGCCTCGCCGCGGCGAGACGTTCGTCACGCGCAAGATCAGCCGCGCCGCGGCCCGGATCAAGCTCGGGCTGCAAGAGTGCCTGTACCTCGGCAATCTCGACGCGAAGCGCGATTGGGGGTTCGCCGGCGATTACGTCGAGGCGATGTGGATGATGCTGCAAGCCGACGTGCCCGACGACTACGTCATCGCCACCGGCGAAACGACCTCGGTGCGCGATTTCTGCAACTTCTGCTTCGAGGAGTTGGAGATGCCGTTGCAGTGGTCGGGGACGGGCGACGCGGAAGTCGGCAAAGGTCCCGACGGGCGCGTGGTCGTACGAATCGATCCCCGGTACTACCGACCTGCCGAGGTCGACTTGCTGCTGGGAGACGCCGCGAAGGCCCGCCGCGATCTGGGCTGGGAGCCGCGCGTGCGAATTCGCGAACTCGCGCAGATGATGGTTCGCAGCGATTTGGCCGTCGCAGAATGCGCCCCGGTTTCACGCTCTGCCGAGTGA
- a CDS encoding polysaccharide biosynthesis C-terminal domain-containing protein yields MNAYTVARSGAALTLIGIALAAAGLFAIAWRLPAAEKWDALRSSTGMVAAWFSCAAASLVIATILQGLDDFRAAALVGGRNGGIVSNGLMLATVAALAWFDAVSVERLLLLHCLAAAVGTFLGAAIVKMRIRTLPQSPGNEPVLSDGAELTQAWFFRESLPNLFNQLIALAITEFDVLWVGVFADEAAIADYGVARRLTLFVTAPLLLASVALAPFVAELHSQGQRARLERMLRGTATLLAAPSLLGLVGLLLAPETIIRWTFGDAYVAAGAAMQILSVGCIVFVLSGSNGLTMTMTGRQRELLVCSILSFVLYLLTLAILLRAGWGAEGAAWAFTLQMVLQNTAMTLLVKRLVGVWTIPFTSIATIRQELGMMINRLAPGRKQ; encoded by the coding sequence TTGAACGCGTACACGGTCGCCCGCTCAGGCGCTGCGTTAACGCTCATTGGCATAGCCCTGGCCGCGGCAGGACTCTTTGCGATTGCATGGCGACTTCCCGCCGCCGAGAAGTGGGATGCACTGCGGAGTTCGACCGGCATGGTCGCTGCGTGGTTCAGCTGCGCAGCGGCGTCGCTAGTGATTGCGACAATCCTGCAAGGTCTGGACGATTTCCGGGCCGCGGCATTGGTCGGCGGCCGAAACGGCGGGATCGTCTCTAACGGACTGATGCTTGCGACCGTCGCTGCCCTGGCCTGGTTCGACGCAGTTTCGGTGGAGCGACTGTTGTTGCTTCACTGCTTGGCGGCGGCTGTCGGAACTTTTCTAGGAGCCGCCATCGTCAAGATGCGGATTCGGACCCTTCCGCAGTCGCCCGGGAACGAGCCGGTCTTGAGCGACGGCGCGGAACTGACCCAAGCTTGGTTTTTTCGCGAGAGTCTGCCGAATCTCTTCAACCAGTTAATTGCCCTGGCGATCACGGAATTCGACGTCCTGTGGGTCGGCGTTTTCGCCGATGAAGCGGCGATTGCCGACTACGGCGTCGCCCGGCGTCTAACTTTGTTCGTCACTGCTCCGTTGCTGCTCGCATCCGTGGCTTTGGCGCCGTTTGTCGCCGAGCTTCATTCCCAGGGGCAGCGAGCCCGACTGGAACGCATGCTCCGCGGTACGGCGACGCTTTTGGCGGCGCCGTCCCTGTTGGGGCTCGTCGGGTTGCTCCTGGCGCCCGAAACGATCATTCGCTGGACGTTCGGCGACGCCTACGTCGCGGCCGGTGCGGCGATGCAGATTCTATCGGTCGGATGCATTGTATTCGTCCTGAGCGGCAGCAATGGATTGACGATGACGATGACAGGCCGGCAACGGGAACTCCTGGTGTGCAGCATCTTAAGTTTTGTTCTATACTTACTGACCTTGGCGATCTTGCTGAGGGCCGGATGGGGAGCGGAAGGCGCTGCGTGGGCGTTTACGCTTCAAATGGTTCTTCAAAACACGGCCATGACGTTGCTCGTCAAGCGCCTTGTCGGCGTCTGGACGATCCCGTTCACTTCGATCGCGACGATCCGCCAGGAACTTGGCATGATGATAAATCGCCTCGCGCCGGGCAGGAAGCAATGA
- a CDS encoding sulfotransferase domain-containing protein produces the protein MKLPLQHRIRNRLRSTWLREAVVSYRHRGLLPQDVFLASYPKSGTTWMAFMLAQLLWKAGREQRINDNRFLPAIGQQSSAERTLPDGGRLVRTHERYRSCYRKAVYVVRDGRDAATSMYYQVQRVMGMQATFSEFLPIYLRGRLTGAGAWHDHVNQWRDAPRFAGGSLLVVRYEDMKSDVANELRRTAEFLGVEATEAEIADAIEAGSMNAMKGVEQRSEGVKHNEQNGSIPVVRKGVVGDWRNHFSEEDLVEFYRYSATAMEKCGYPSSIDAAHYAQID, from the coding sequence ATGAAGCTTCCGCTTCAACACCGCATACGAAACCGACTGCGGTCGACTTGGCTTCGCGAGGCGGTCGTTTCTTATCGGCACCGCGGGCTGTTGCCGCAAGACGTGTTCTTGGCGTCGTACCCCAAGTCAGGCACGACTTGGATGGCGTTCATGTTGGCGCAGCTTCTGTGGAAGGCCGGCCGAGAACAACGCATCAACGACAACCGCTTCTTGCCGGCAATCGGCCAACAGAGTTCCGCAGAGCGCACTTTGCCCGACGGCGGGCGCCTCGTTCGAACCCATGAGCGATATCGTAGTTGTTATCGCAAGGCCGTCTACGTCGTTCGCGACGGGCGAGACGCGGCGACGTCGATGTACTACCAAGTTCAGCGAGTCATGGGCATGCAGGCGACCTTCAGCGAGTTCTTGCCGATTTATCTTCGAGGGCGCTTGACCGGCGCAGGAGCTTGGCACGATCATGTCAATCAGTGGCGTGACGCACCTCGATTCGCCGGCGGATCGTTGCTGGTCGTTCGATACGAAGACATGAAAAGCGACGTTGCGAACGAGCTGCGTCGGACCGCGGAGTTTCTTGGCGTCGAAGCGACCGAAGCGGAGATTGCCGACGCGATCGAGGCTGGCTCCATGAACGCCATGAAGGGCGTCGAGCAACGCAGCGAGGGGGTCAAGCACAATGAGCAGAACGGTTCCATCCCTGTCGTCAGAAAGGGAGTCGTCGGAGATTGGAGAAACCACTTCTCCGAGGAAGACCTTGTCGAGTTTTACCGATACTCCGCGACGGCCATGGAGAAGTGCGGCTACCCGAGTTCAATAGACGCCGCTCACTACGCACAAATTGACTGA
- a CDS encoding sulfatase-like hydrolase/transferase, whose product MRNHPMIRNVLRSLYAACALSFAAHACAASRPNIVVLFADDAGYADFGFMNQLTGQSTEFKTPHLDAFAQQSVLFSNAYVTSSVCAASRAGLLTGRYQQRFGVDYNIANSNSPNDGIPVSEVLLPQAMKSLGYTTGVIGKWHIGAEVAKQPQSRGVDDFYGIWEGGTDYFYDPTRTTGLVRRGTAAINWALEASYNGVPDDPVRGRHFTDALGDEASRFIAEHATGDDPFFLYVPFTSPHSPYDFAKSDDLAQFDSTSLTGSRKNAAALTYALDRNVGNILSRLNDPNGDGEFGDSIADNTIVVFLNDNGGAPPGAAGMIHNNGPLRDYKGWGWEGGIRVPMLVKMPGVAAGTSNQMVSSLDLFPTFVSVAGGTPSAELDGVDLTAHLTGVESGSLHDALYWRGGQNYWAIRKGEFKLVKGAINAFPQLYKLNANGSGESTIVNNQFPDKVNELLRDYVDWETTLQKSQQTTLFNYFNRFDAFRHRNNGPANDKWRDSGVWQNDANPTTNVTLSREDSYANAVLVFQTRDDASYVSENNFSRSSGLSPTNIDAGHANRPGLAEFMLNRLRLTGNFQGTQNRDGTLTGFPIMFTKSLSGEEPRLSLEATKSPSTGSNSFAFNINMDVVLHADLTIDGDSDLTYRLNGQIRDFYAPRSLVKNGSSKATLTGFNTYSGDTTIVAGELRIEGANAALANTAKVTVGPAGKITLASGLVRTPILQTATAESFKFTGGRLQTNAVNGDLAIEGGVFEVGLGVAGIVATGDITLASGAISFELGGTTPGTGYDQLVVGGAVALAGGMNVTLANLGGGTFSPSLGQTFNILSAAEGVSGTFSSYSMPSLAPGRHWVIRYAPKSVSIQVAAGLTGDLNNDGIVNGADLSLWKQAFPTNPAGDVNLDGVTDGLDFLAWQRNAGSQLVPSAVVVIQVPEPSSALLTLLFAAVAVFANRRTQHFASITA is encoded by the coding sequence ATGCGCAATCACCCGATGATCCGTAACGTGCTCCGCAGTTTGTACGCGGCGTGCGCTCTGAGTTTTGCGGCGCACGCGTGCGCCGCCAGTCGCCCCAACATCGTCGTCCTTTTTGCCGATGATGCAGGGTACGCAGACTTCGGTTTCATGAACCAATTGACGGGGCAGTCGACGGAGTTCAAGACTCCGCATCTGGACGCCTTTGCGCAGCAAAGCGTCCTCTTCTCCAACGCCTATGTGACTTCGTCCGTATGCGCCGCCTCAAGAGCGGGATTGCTGACCGGACGATATCAACAACGATTCGGGGTCGATTACAACATCGCGAACTCGAATAGCCCAAACGACGGCATCCCCGTATCCGAAGTGTTGCTTCCGCAGGCGATGAAGTCGCTAGGGTATACGACAGGAGTCATCGGCAAGTGGCATATCGGAGCTGAAGTTGCGAAACAACCACAGAGTCGCGGCGTGGACGATTTCTACGGCATCTGGGAGGGAGGGACCGACTACTTTTACGATCCAACTCGCACCACGGGACTCGTCAGGCGCGGGACCGCAGCGATCAATTGGGCGTTGGAGGCTTCGTATAACGGTGTGCCCGACGATCCTGTGAGGGGGCGTCACTTCACTGACGCTCTGGGGGACGAAGCGAGTCGCTTTATTGCCGAACACGCAACGGGGGACGATCCGTTCTTTCTCTACGTTCCCTTCACCTCGCCGCATAGCCCGTACGACTTCGCCAAGTCTGACGACTTGGCTCAGTTCGATTCGACCTCGCTGACTGGCTCGCGTAAGAACGCGGCCGCATTGACTTACGCGCTGGATCGCAATGTCGGCAACATTCTCAGCCGACTGAACGATCCCAACGGCGATGGAGAGTTCGGTGACTCGATCGCCGACAACACGATTGTCGTTTTCTTGAACGACAACGGCGGCGCCCCCCCAGGGGCGGCGGGAATGATCCACAACAACGGCCCGCTGCGCGATTACAAGGGATGGGGCTGGGAGGGCGGGATCCGTGTTCCGATGCTCGTCAAAATGCCTGGCGTCGCGGCCGGGACGTCCAATCAAATGGTCAGTTCTCTCGACCTTTTTCCGACCTTTGTCAGCGTCGCGGGGGGGACCCCCTCTGCCGAGCTTGACGGCGTCGACTTGACGGCGCACTTGACCGGCGTTGAATCCGGCTCGCTCCACGATGCACTCTATTGGCGTGGAGGCCAAAATTACTGGGCGATCCGAAAGGGGGAGTTCAAGTTGGTGAAGGGAGCGATCAACGCTTTTCCGCAGCTTTACAAGCTCAACGCCAACGGGTCGGGAGAATCGACGATCGTCAACAATCAGTTTCCGGACAAAGTCAACGAACTCCTGCGGGACTACGTCGATTGGGAGACGACGCTACAGAAATCCCAGCAAACGACGCTTTTCAACTATTTCAACCGATTTGACGCGTTTCGCCATCGAAACAATGGTCCCGCCAACGACAAGTGGCGCGACAGCGGCGTCTGGCAGAACGACGCCAACCCGACGACCAACGTGACTTTGTCGCGTGAAGACTCCTACGCGAACGCCGTCCTTGTCTTTCAAACCCGCGACGACGCTAGCTACGTCTCCGAGAACAACTTCTCGCGTTCTTCCGGGTTGTCGCCGACCAACATCGATGCTGGACATGCCAATCGACCGGGTTTAGCCGAATTCATGCTCAACCGATTGCGGCTGACCGGAAACTTTCAAGGCACGCAGAACCGAGACGGGACCCTTACAGGTTTCCCGATCATGTTTACCAAGAGCCTGAGCGGCGAGGAGCCGCGATTGTCGCTGGAGGCCACGAAGTCGCCCTCGACCGGCTCGAATTCCTTTGCGTTCAACATCAACATGGACGTCGTGTTGCACGCCGATCTCACAATAGACGGCGACAGCGATCTGACGTACCGGCTCAACGGTCAGATCCGCGACTTCTACGCACCGCGATCGCTCGTCAAAAACGGGTCAAGCAAGGCGACCTTAACGGGGTTCAATACTTACTCTGGGGACACGACGATCGTTGCGGGCGAATTGCGGATCGAAGGAGCTAATGCCGCGTTGGCAAATACTGCGAAGGTCACTGTCGGTCCGGCTGGCAAGATCACGCTCGCCAGCGGGCTGGTAAGAACGCCGATCCTCCAAACCGCGACGGCCGAGAGTTTCAAGTTCACCGGCGGCAGGCTGCAAACTAACGCCGTCAACGGGGACCTGGCTATTGAAGGGGGCGTGTTTGAAGTCGGACTGGGCGTTGCCGGAATCGTCGCCACGGGAGACATAACCCTCGCGTCAGGAGCCATTTCGTTCGAACTTGGGGGGACAACTCCGGGGACCGGGTACGACCAACTCGTCGTGGGAGGCGCCGTCGCGCTCGCCGGAGGCATGAACGTAACGCTGGCCAATCTAGGAGGAGGAACGTTTAGCCCGTCGCTGGGCCAGACGTTCAACATCCTTTCGGCGGCCGAAGGCGTGAGCGGGACGTTCTCATCGTATTCGATGCCAAGCCTAGCCCCTGGACGCCATTGGGTGATTCGCTACGCACCCAAGTCGGTCTCGATTCAGGTCGCGGCTGGTTTGACCGGCGATCTGAACAACGACGGCATCGTCAACGGAGCCGACTTGTCGCTTTGGAAGCAGGCATTCCCTACGAATCCTGCCGGGGACGTCAATCTGGACGGAGTCACCGACGGCCTCGATTTTCTTGCTTGGCAGCGCAACGCAGGAAGTCAACTCGTTCCCAGCGCCGTTGTCGTGATTCAAGTTCCGGAGCCGTCGTCCGCTCTCCTCACGTTGCTTTTTGCAGCCGTGGCAGTGTTCGCCAATCGTCGCACGCAGCATTTCGCGTCAATAACCGCATAA
- a CDS encoding glycosyltransferase family 4 protein gives MTALTAKVAAELADKCETTLVNWSAGRDVRGLRWKVVRWRGVLRTVRALLSGGRIKDADFYYAVSSGSGLFYDMLLVGLARALGHRPVLHHHVYYYIDRFDWRAKRLFRIAGGGAIHVVHCPLMAEDLRRRYPECRQCLTLSPNVACEIIPSNAPRLPRPFTIGFLSNLTRAKGLDDVVETFARLVAAAPQARLVLAGPCNTADAQELVDLALKRWPDNAEYRGPVYGEAKEGFFRGIDAFVYPTRSDSWGIVVSEALASGAPVVVRSRGCLPYIVQGKCGVVIDIDDDFAIAAAEILARWSREPDVFNEAVGAARRRSTELDAEATKELQSFAARLQNLA, from the coding sequence ATGACGGCGCTTACGGCCAAGGTCGCTGCCGAGCTTGCCGACAAGTGCGAAACCACGCTCGTCAACTGGTCCGCCGGTCGAGACGTACGCGGTCTTCGATGGAAAGTGGTCAGGTGGAGGGGCGTTCTGAGAACGGTCCGCGCTCTCTTGTCCGGCGGCAGGATCAAGGACGCTGATTTCTACTACGCAGTAAGCTCCGGAAGCGGACTGTTCTACGACATGCTGCTAGTCGGCCTCGCAAGAGCGCTTGGGCATCGTCCGGTCTTGCATCACCACGTCTACTACTACATCGATCGCTTCGATTGGCGGGCGAAGCGGCTCTTTCGCATCGCGGGCGGAGGGGCAATACACGTCGTGCATTGTCCGCTCATGGCCGAGGACCTGAGGCGACGCTATCCGGAGTGTCGGCAATGTCTCACCCTGTCTCCTAACGTTGCATGCGAGATCATTCCCTCGAACGCTCCTCGTCTGCCTCGTCCCTTTACGATAGGTTTTCTCAGTAACTTGACCCGTGCCAAAGGTTTGGACGACGTTGTCGAAACGTTTGCCCGACTCGTCGCCGCCGCACCGCAGGCGAGGTTAGTCCTTGCGGGACCGTGCAATACGGCAGATGCGCAAGAACTCGTGGATCTCGCGCTAAAAAGGTGGCCGGACAATGCCGAGTATCGGGGGCCGGTGTACGGCGAAGCCAAGGAAGGGTTCTTTCGCGGCATTGACGCGTTTGTCTATCCGACACGCAGCGATTCCTGGGGTATCGTCGTTTCCGAGGCCCTAGCGTCCGGCGCCCCGGTTGTTGTACGATCGCGAGGGTGTCTGCCCTACATCGTGCAGGGCAAATGCGGGGTTGTCATCGACATTGACGATGACTTCGCAATCGCCGCCGCTGAAATCCTCGCGAGGTGGTCTCGCGAGCCCGATGTCTTTAACGAGGCGGTCGGCGCAGCGCGGCGCCGCAGCACTGAGCTAGATGCGGAAGCGACCAAGGAACTCCAGAGTTTTGCAGCGCGCTTGCAGAATCTCGCGTAA
- a CDS encoding sulfotransferase domain-containing protein, with translation MLKAPRAFARICADGGSYRSRPPALANSVPKSGTHLLDQILEALPGRRNFGEFLSSMTSSFQFRRRSPDESSAALRTAVPGELVRAHLFFDPAVAAAIAETRYVHYFIYRDPRDVVLSEAHYLRSLNRWHRLHPFFRDAPSLDEAIAISIRGLPEHAEKLYYPPIGERFEQYAGWIGRDDVFAVKFEDLIGPRQPELIAAMAEFYVRRSETPVDASELAMAMQANVDPGRSHTYRKGRSGGWRERFSPANCVLFEEHAGAVLAKYGFEPF, from the coding sequence GTGCTCAAGGCGCCGAGGGCGTTCGCTCGTATTTGTGCAGACGGCGGAAGCTATCGCAGTCGTCCCCCGGCGCTCGCCAACTCTGTCCCTAAGAGCGGCACGCACCTGCTCGACCAGATTCTCGAAGCACTCCCTGGTCGGCGGAACTTCGGAGAGTTTTTGTCGTCGATGACAAGTTCATTTCAGTTTCGTCGCCGCTCGCCGGACGAATCGAGCGCCGCTCTCCGTACAGCCGTTCCAGGCGAATTGGTGCGCGCGCATTTGTTTTTCGATCCTGCAGTCGCTGCGGCGATCGCCGAGACGCGGTACGTCCACTACTTCATCTACCGAGACCCGCGCGACGTGGTGCTCTCCGAGGCGCACTACCTGCGTTCGTTGAATCGGTGGCACCGTTTGCACCCGTTCTTTCGTGATGCGCCCTCCTTGGACGAAGCGATCGCGATCAGCATCCGCGGGTTGCCGGAACATGCCGAGAAGCTTTACTACCCGCCGATCGGCGAGCGCTTCGAGCAGTACGCCGGTTGGATCGGTCGTGACGACGTGTTCGCCGTGAAGTTCGAGGACCTCATCGGACCGCGGCAGCCGGAACTGATTGCCGCGATGGCAGAGTTTTACGTCCGTCGGAGCGAGACCCCCGTGGACGCTAGCGAACTCGCAATGGCGATGCAGGCGAACGTCGATCCCGGGCGATCCCATACTTACCGCAAGGGACGCTCCGGCGGATGGCGCGAGAGGTTCAGCCCGGCCAACTGCGTCCTGTTCGAGGAGCACGCTGGAGCGGTGCTCGCCAAGTACGGATTCGAGCCTTTTTGA